From one Thalassobaculum sp. OXR-137 genomic stretch:
- a CDS encoding shikimate dehydrogenase, with translation MPTLNITGKTAVYGILAHPTDHVRAPQVFNAAYEAAGIDAVLVPLDVKPEDLATVVAALKVTRNFHGLTVTVPHKVAMAELCDELAAGGERVGSVNAIRFTEDGRMLGDNFDGKGYVTGMQKAGFDFTGRRVLQLGAGGAGMSIAFSVAEAGAAEIAIANRTVSKAEALGRRVNAAFPNTRVSGVAADADPAGYDVVINTTSLGLHDGDALPVDVSKLSPGTAVSEIIMTPVHTELLKQAEAKGHPIYFGKPMLDEQIKLIGAFMGCPLPD, from the coding sequence ATGCCGACCCTCAACATCACGGGCAAGACGGCCGTCTACGGCATTCTTGCCCACCCCACCGACCATGTGCGCGCCCCGCAGGTGTTCAACGCGGCCTATGAGGCGGCGGGGATCGACGCGGTGCTGGTGCCGCTCGACGTGAAGCCGGAAGACCTGGCCACCGTCGTCGCCGCGCTCAAGGTCACCCGCAACTTCCACGGCCTCACCGTCACGGTGCCGCACAAGGTGGCGATGGCCGAGCTGTGCGACGAACTCGCCGCCGGCGGCGAACGGGTCGGCTCGGTCAACGCCATCCGCTTCACCGAGGACGGCCGCATGCTGGGCGACAATTTCGACGGCAAGGGCTACGTCACCGGCATGCAGAAGGCCGGTTTCGACTTCACCGGCAGACGCGTGCTCCAGCTCGGGGCCGGCGGGGCAGGGATGTCGATCGCCTTTTCCGTGGCCGAGGCCGGGGCGGCGGAGATCGCCATCGCCAACCGCACGGTCTCCAAGGCCGAAGCCCTGGGCCGGCGTGTCAACGCGGCGTTCCCGAACACCAGGGTGAGCGGCGTGGCGGCGGATGCGGATCCGGCGGGCTATGACGTGGTGATCAACACCACCTCGCTCGGCCTGCACGACGGCGACGCGCTGCCGGTCGACGTGTCGAAGCTCAGCCCCGGCACGGCGGTCAGCGAGATCATCATGACCCCGGTGCATACCGAGCTGCTGAAACAGGCCGAGGCCAAGGGCCATCCGATCTATTTCGGCAAGCCGATGCTGGACGAGCAGATCAAGCTGATCGGCGCCTTCATGGGCTGTCCGCTGCCCGATTGA
- a CDS encoding RNA polymerase sigma factor, which translates to MTDHTQEDPDAALMPRVADGDSAAFRLLVDRHADRLLGFAQRMLGDRATAEDVVQDTYLSLWRKAGDWTPQARVSTWLYRVARNAALDRLRRLKPTVDPDDVTLIDSGPAPDRRLHDEATAGKVRAALDALPERQRAAIVLVHYEGLSGADASAALDISVEALESLLARGRRSLRQALEGQRAELLGETR; encoded by the coding sequence TTGACGGATCACACCCAGGAGGACCCGGATGCGGCGCTCATGCCGCGGGTCGCCGACGGGGATTCGGCCGCCTTCCGCCTGCTGGTGGACCGCCATGCGGACCGCCTGCTCGGCTTCGCCCAGCGCATGCTGGGCGACCGGGCGACCGCGGAGGACGTGGTGCAGGACACCTATCTCTCTCTCTGGCGCAAGGCCGGCGACTGGACGCCCCAGGCGCGGGTCTCCACCTGGCTCTACCGGGTGGCCCGCAACGCCGCGCTGGACCGGCTGCGCCGCCTCAAACCGACCGTGGACCCGGACGACGTGACCCTGATCGACAGCGGCCCCGCCCCGGATCGCAGGCTCCACGACGAAGCGACCGCCGGCAAGGTGCGCGCCGCCCTCGACGCCCTGCCCGAGCGCCAGCGCGCCGCCATCGTGCTGGTCCATTACGAAGGCCTCTCCGGGGCCGACGCCTCCGCCGCCCTCGACATCTCCGTCGAGGCCCTCGAATCGCTGCTGGCCCGGGGACGCCGGTCCCTGCGCCAGGCGCTGGAAGGCCAGCGCGCCGAACTGTTGGGAGAAACCCGATGA
- a CDS encoding inositol monophosphatase produces the protein MTSVDLDRLAATLTEVAEAEILPRWRNLAEGDIREKTGPTDLVTVADEAAERRLVELLPDLYPGSVVIGEESVEKDRSLLGRIDGDAPVWIVDPVDGTNNFAEGKDRFCVMVALAHRGETIASAIHQPVEKRTAVAARGEGAWMLAEGTRAPLRVAAAAGIEEMEGSFNFRFFPEEVRPGIRARANEMLGDRHYRRGCAGYDYIQLATGRWHYAVYWKKMPWDHAPGLLIHAEAGGYSACVDGTPYRPGKLGGGIIAAADEAGWQALRDQVVGPVPTAL, from the coding sequence ATGACATCCGTCGATCTCGACCGGCTCGCCGCTACCCTGACCGAGGTGGCGGAGGCGGAGATCCTGCCGCGCTGGCGCAATCTGGCCGAGGGCGACATCCGCGAGAAGACCGGTCCGACCGATCTGGTGACCGTCGCCGACGAGGCGGCCGAGCGCCGTCTGGTCGAGCTGCTGCCGGATCTCTATCCGGGCTCGGTGGTGATCGGCGAGGAATCGGTGGAGAAGGACCGCTCGCTGCTGGGCCGGATCGACGGCGACGCGCCGGTCTGGATCGTCGATCCGGTCGACGGCACCAACAACTTCGCCGAGGGCAAGGACCGGTTCTGCGTCATGGTGGCGCTCGCCCATCGCGGCGAGACCATCGCCTCGGCCATCCACCAGCCGGTGGAGAAGCGCACCGCCGTCGCGGCCCGGGGCGAGGGGGCCTGGATGCTGGCGGAGGGGACGCGCGCGCCGCTGCGGGTCGCCGCCGCCGCGGGCATCGAGGAGATGGAGGGAAGCTTCAACTTCCGCTTCTTCCCCGAGGAGGTCCGCCCGGGCATCCGCGCCCGCGCCAACGAGATGCTGGGCGACCGGCATTACCGCCGCGGCTGCGCCGGCTACGACTACATCCAGCTCGCGACCGGCCGGTGGCACTATGCGGTGTACTGGAAGAAGATGCCCTGGGACCACGCGCCGGGCCTGCTGATCCACGCCGAGGCCGGCGGCTATTCGGCCTGCGTCGACGGCACCCCGTACCGGCCGGGCAAGCTTGGCGGCGGCATCATCGCCGCGGCCGACGAGGCCGGCTGGCAGGCGCTGCGGGACCAGGTGGTGGGGCCCGTTCCGACGGCCCTGTGA
- a CDS encoding periplasmic heavy metal sensor — protein MTRTRWLTLLLLASLGVNLFIGGLAIGRWVDHGWDAEERFERPPPPDGPGPRWLRRMVGEEGMDTVREVWQRHEGVIDPLRRDADAARTAVTDALSAEPFVREEYEEALGRMRAAMDRMEVAVHAAITDVVTSMTDEQRHAFAERARAWADKHCGPPPPPKE, from the coding sequence ATGACACGCACCCGCTGGCTAACCCTCCTCCTCCTCGCCTCCCTCGGGGTGAACCTGTTCATCGGCGGCCTCGCCATCGGCCGGTGGGTCGATCACGGCTGGGACGCCGAGGAGCGCTTCGAGCGCCCGCCGCCGCCCGACGGGCCGGGTCCGCGCTGGCTGCGCCGCATGGTCGGCGAGGAGGGCATGGATACGGTGCGCGAGGTCTGGCAGCGCCACGAGGGGGTCATCGATCCGCTGCGCCGCGACGCCGATGCCGCCCGCACTGCGGTGACCGACGCGCTCTCGGCCGAGCCCTTCGTGCGCGAGGAGTACGAGGAAGCCCTGGGGCGGATGCGCGCCGCGATGGATCGCATGGAGGTCGCGGTCCACGCGGCGATCACCGACGTGGTGACGTCGATGACCGACGAGCAGCGCCACGCCTTCGCCGAGCGCGCCCGCGCCTGGGCCGACAAACACTGCGGCCCACCCCCGCCGCCCAAGGAGTGA
- a CDS encoding 3-keto-5-aminohexanoate cleavage protein: MAAKQNKVIITCAVTGSIHTPTMSPHLPITADEVAQQAIDAAEAGASILHLHARNPDGSPTPDPKAFMEFLPRIKQNSDAVVNITTGGGHGMTLEERLAAAVAASPEMTSLNMGSMNFGLFPILDKMKDFQHEWEPKFLENSRDFIFRNTFKDIEYVLKELGEGHGVKFEYECYDVGHLYNLAHFLDRGLVKPPLFVQTIFGILGGIGADPENLMFMKRTADKLFGDQYNWSVLAAGRHQMNFTTMAAINGGNVRVGLEDSLFIGKGQLAKSNAEQVAKIRRIIEELSLEVATPKEAREMLALKGGDMVNF; the protein is encoded by the coding sequence ATGGCGGCGAAGCAGAACAAGGTGATCATCACGTGTGCGGTGACCGGGTCGATCCACACCCCGACCATGAGTCCGCACCTGCCGATCACCGCCGACGAGGTCGCCCAGCAGGCCATCGACGCGGCCGAGGCCGGCGCCTCCATCCTGCACCTGCACGCCCGCAATCCCGACGGCAGCCCGACCCCGGACCCCAAGGCGTTCATGGAGTTCCTGCCGCGCATCAAGCAGAACTCCGACGCGGTGGTGAACATCACCACCGGCGGCGGTCACGGCATGACCCTGGAGGAGCGTCTGGCGGCGGCCGTGGCGGCCAGCCCGGAGATGACCTCGCTCAACATGGGCTCGATGAATTTCGGCCTGTTCCCGATCCTGGACAAGATGAAGGACTTCCAGCACGAGTGGGAGCCGAAGTTCCTGGAGAACAGCCGCGACTTCATTTTCCGGAACACCTTCAAGGACATTGAGTATGTTCTTAAGGAGCTGGGCGAAGGCCACGGCGTGAAGTTCGAGTACGAGTGCTACGATGTCGGCCACCTGTACAATCTGGCCCATTTCCTCGACCGCGGGCTGGTGAAGCCGCCGCTCTTCGTGCAGACGATCTTCGGCATTCTCGGCGGCATCGGCGCCGATCCGGAGAACCTGATGTTCATGAAGCGCACCGCCGACAAGCTGTTCGGCGACCAGTACAACTGGTCGGTCCTGGCGGCCGGGCGGCACCAGATGAACTTCACCACCATGGCGGCGATCAACGGCGGCAACGTCCGCGTCGGCCTGGAGGACAGCCTGTTCATCGGCAAGGGCCAGCTCGCCAAGTCGAACGCCGAGCAGGTCGCCAAGATCCGCCGGATCATCGAGGAGCTGAGCCTCGAAGTCGCCACCCCGAAAGAGGCCCGCGAGATGCTGGCGCTCAAGGGCGGCGACATGGTGAACTTCTGA